The DNA segment GTTAGGCTTGTAGCCGAGGCCCTCCGCCTCCCGTAATACCCGCTCCCGCGTGTCCGCGGAAATCTTCGGGCTGCTGCGCAAGGCAAGGGAAACCGTGGAAGGCGACAGGCCTAGCTTACTGGCAATTTTTCGAACGCTCATGGGGAATCAAAGAGGTGTTGGGGCAATACCCGACACCATTTCGAAAAAACAGGAAGGTCAACGTCTAACGAATGTAAAATTCGTTGCCTAAAAATTCCCGATTTCATGCTCGAAACGATGAGTCCCGATTACGTCCTTACCTATAACTTTAGTCATAACACGGCTATATCCACGCACCTAGTCGGAAAATTCAACGTCTACCTTACACGAGGTTGATAAGCCTCAGAAATGCTAAAAGTTCGGCCCTAAAACCAAAAATCCCCACCAACGCCTCCCCCTGCCTAGCGGCCTACCCACCGACGCTCCCCGAAACTTCCGGGCCCCCGCGAGCCAAACCACTGCTACCTCCCCCTATCGCCGACTTCCAGCGCACGACTCACCCTGCCGCCGCACCGCCCCACCCCTTTTCGACTCTACCCCTTTTTCGCCAATGGCAAACGCCAGCGGCAAAACGAAAAAAAACGAACCCATACCCAAAACAAGCTACAACTATGCATCGTAAAGCTACAGACAACACTGCGCCCGATCGCCAGCGATCCCTCCGGCTCGCCTGCGCGCTCGGCATGATCGGCTTCGCCCCGCTCGCCTTTTCCCAGGACGACGCGGACGAGGAGGTCTTCGAGCTCAGCCCCTTCGAGGTCACAGGAGAAGACAACGAAGGCTACCGCGCCAGCAGTACCCTTGCCGGCACGCGCATCCGCACCGACCTCAAGGACGTCGGTTCCGCCATCTCCGTCTACACCGACGAGTTCCTCAAGGACGTCGGAGCCACGGACAACACCACCCTGCTCCAATACACGACCAATGCGGAAGTGGGCGGCACCCAGGGCACCTACGCGGGCACCGGAAACGGTACCGACGTGGAAGAACGAGCGGCCCTGCAAAGCCCTAACTCCAATAATCGCGTCCGCGGGCTCAGCGCCGCCGAAAACACTCGCGACTTCTTCGTCTCCAACATTCCATGGGACGGGTACAACGTAACCCGCGTCGACGTGCAGCGCGGAGCGAACTCCATCCTCTTCGGCCTCGGCAAGCCGGCCGGCATCATCAACGCCTCCCTTCAGGACGCCACCTATACGAACGAAGGCAACGCCACCATTCGGTTCGGTTCCTACGGTTCCATCCGAACCAGCGTCAACCTGAACAAGGTCTTGATCGAAGACCAGCTCTCAGTACGGGTCGCCGCCTTGATGGACGATCGCAAGTTCCAGCAGGATCCCGCCTTCGAAGACGACCACCGCGCCTACATCGCCCTTCGGTACGAGCCGAACCTCTTCGGCAACGACTCCATGAAGACCACCTTCAAGGCCAAGTACGAAACCGGCGACATCGAAGCCAACCGCCCTCGCAACGTGCCTCCCTACGACAGCGTATCGGCCTGGTTCGCCCCTAAGGAAGTAAGCGACAGCAATCCCTTCGGCGGCATGGGCAAGGTCCTCGTCAGCGATCTCTTCGACGCGGAACGTCTCCGCGACAAGGAGGAAGCCGGCGCGGAATGGCAGCCCTACCTCGGCGGCGGACTGTACAACGTGCAGCAGCCCTACTGGATCTTCGACGGCGGCACCGGCGAACTCCAAGACGTGCGCGGCGGCTTCTACAACGTCGGCGCCCTCAACCCCGACGGTTCCGCCCGCGGCGCCGGCGAGGGCCTCATCGGCAAGCGCTACTCCGGCCCCTTCGTCGGAGTCAACAGCCTCAGCGGCGTTGCGGACGACCTTGACCTCTACCTCAACGAGTACGGACAATACCGCTCGCAAACCATCACCGACACAGGAGTCTTCGACTACAACAACATCCTGATCGACGGCGATACCAAGCGAGAGTACGAGAACTTCGACGCGATCAACCTCGAGTTCCAGCAGACCGCCCTCAACGACCGCATCGGCTTCCAGGTGATCTACGACCAGCAGGATTACAGCAGAGCCAACCAAGGCCTGCTCGGCTGGCGTCCGCGCATCAACATGGACATCCTAGAACGCTGGGAAGACGGCAGCCCCAATCCCAACGTTGGACGTCCCTACATCGTCACCTCCAGCGGCGGAAGCGGCGGCTCCTACGAGACCAATCGCGAATACTTGCGAGCCACCCTCTTCGCGGAACTACGGGCCGACGACTTCTTCGACTCGGACAGCCTGCTGGCAAAGATCCTCGGCAAGCACCGCTTCAACGCGGTCTCCAGCGAGGAAGACTTCCAGACCCAGTCCCGCAGCTGGCAAAACAACTCCACCGACCAGACATGGGACGCGTTTTGGAACGGTACGGATGGATCCCGCTCGGGCATCAACAACCGCCCGCCCATGTCCATCATCTACCTAGGCGACAGCCTCATCAGCACCTCCTCCGCCTCCATGGCGAACATCCCTGGCATCCAGGGCCGTTCCTTCGAAAACACCAGCGCCAACGCCTACCTCTTTAATCCCAAGTGGATCGCAGGCGGTGGCGTCGACCCCGGAGCAGCTTGGGCCGGGCCGAGCACGCTGCCTGCCGCCGCGCAGCTCATGTTCAGCGACGAGGCTCCCGAAGGCGGATGGACCCAGGCGTCCAACCCTGCGAACTACGAAAGCTGGACCCGCTACCCCGTCGGCGTAGTCAACAACTACGGCATGGGCCAAAATCCTGACCTCCTGACGGACTGGAAAATGGACCAGCGGGAAACTAGCTCCATCGCCGGCACCTGGCAGGGCTTCCTCTGGGACGGAGCGCTCGTCACCACCCTCGGCTGGCGCCAGGACGAGATCAAGAGCCGCGAAGACGTCGCCGAAAAGATCGCAAGCAATCGCGGTCGACTCGACCTCTCCCCCGACGCCTTCGGTCTCCCCGCCCAGTACGAAGCGGGCAAGATCCTCAAGGACCAGTCGGTCAGCGGCGGACTCGTCCTGCACTTGAACAAGATCCTGAACGACGACCCACTGCCCTTCAACCTCAGCTTGACCTACAACAAATCGAGCAACTTCGAGGTTGGAAACGTCCGCAGCGACTTGCTCGGCACTCCGATCGACAATCCAAGTGGAACCTCCAAGGACTACGGATTCGTCCTCTCGACCAAGGACCAGCGCTACTCGCTTCGCGCCATCAAGTACAAGTCGGAGATCAACCTGGCCTCCTCCTCGCTCGAAGCCGGCGCCCTTGGCGATATCATCGCCAACGGTCTGCAATGGAGAAACATCTACCTCTACGACCTCGGAGGCTACTCCTACGACACCAGGGACCAACCCAGCTACCGCAACCGCGCTTCCAACTACTACAGCGTCGGTAGCGACAGAAAGTACGAAGTCGAAGAGGACTCCCCCGAAGAGCTCGCCCTTGAAGATTCGATCATCGAAGCCTGGAACAAGATCCAAGGCGACTTGACCGCAAGCGGCTTCCTCGACGCGTGGGGCATCACCAACGTTACTCCGCTGGACCAGCTCACCAACCGTTCGACCTATATCAGCGATCCTGCAGCCTGGGCTCCTTCCAATCTGGATACCGTCTACCAGTATTCAAATTCGGATACGCCGCCGGCTAACTTCGCTGTTACATCCGACACGATCTCAGAAGGCTACGAATTCGAGGCCATCGCCAACCCGACCGACAACTGGAGAATCTCCTTCAACATGTCCAAGACGGAAGCCAGCAACAACAACGTTGGCGGCGAACTGATCAACGACTTCATCGACTACCTCGATACCGAGCTCTCCGGCCCCGCCGGCGATATCACCCGTTGGGGCGGCAACCCGGTCTTCAGCCAGATGTACCTGCCTTGGCGCGCGAACTACGTCGCCATGAAGCTCTCCGAAGGCACCGCCGTTCCCGAGCTTCGCAAATGGCGCTACAACGTCGTCACCAACTACTCCTTCAAGGATGGCAATCTCAAGGGCGTAGGCATCGGCGGCAGCTACCGCTGGCAGGACAAGGTCGGCATCGGTTACCCACTCGTGCCGGAAGGCGACCTGTTCGGATTCGATATCGCAAATCCGATCTATGGCCCATCCGAGGACTTCATAGACCTCTGGGCGAGCTACCGGAAAAAACTGTCGGACAACATCGACTGGAAAATCCAGATCAACGTGAAGAACGCCTTCGCCGACGACAGCCTGATTCCGATCTCCGTGCAGCCGGACAACGAAACCTGGGCTGCCGCGCGCAGAGCTCCTGTCCAGGAGTGGATGATTACCAACTCCTTCAGTTTCTAATTCCTCAACGAAGTTGTCTTTCGTGATAGCAGCCCCTCGCCTCGTGCGGGGGGCTTTTTCATACCAGCTCCCCTCGTATTATCATTTCAAATACACATTTTCAATGAATAAGCTAAAGCTAACGATCCCCCTCCTCGCCGCCCTGCTTTACTTGTTCGGTTGCCAAACAACCGAACCCCAAGCCGGAAGGGAAATCAGGTCCACATTGTTGGACATCGCCAAAGGAAGCCACCAAGATGACCTCATAGCCGCTCTCGGAAAACCCACGCGAATCGAAGCCTACGCGGACGATCCGGAACGCGTAAAGATTTGGGTCTACGAAACCGAATCTTCGGTAACCGAAATGATCACCGGCCGCTACGAAGAGACTCCCTACTTCGATCCGATCACCCTAGAAGAACGAACCATCAAGGAGCCGGTCTTCCTCCCCAAGACGAGAACCACAACTCGCACCCTCTATTTCTACGTCATCGACGAAAAGGTCTTCGGCTGGAAGGTCGAAGAGGAAATGGAAAACGAAATCACCGACTAGATTTCTAGGCGGCTAAATCGCTTACTCTTGAATGCTGAAATAACCCGCTTCCCTAGGGAGCTCATGCCTTGAGCTCCCTCCCGACGGCCAGCGAACAAGCAACTCAGCGCTCTCCAAAGCTTCTCTCGGAACGGAAAAGTATACCAACGCTGCAGACTGACTCGCATAGCCACCACCGGCCTGAACCTCCTCCAGCCACGAAAGTTGCCCGTCGCAAAGCACCGACACCCTCGCGCCGACCCCGTTTCCGTTTCCACCCTTGCCCTGTAAGCGCAAGGCAAAGCAAAGCCGATCGCTCGGGATCTCATTACGAAAGGCGAAGCTCCGGTCGTCATTGCGGGTGCCCACCGCATCGGGAACGGCATCGCCGTCGAAATCGATTTTCACTAGAGCTTTCGCGTTGCCCGCTACCAACCATCCGCTCGAGGTCGCAGGCACAAACTCGAAAGCACCCGAGCCATCCCCTCTGAAAAAGCCGCCCAAACCGCTATCGAATCGGCCATGAGCAGGAATCGCGGAAAAGTCGTTCTGCACCAAGAGCAAGTCGCAGTGTCCATCCAGGTCGAAGTCGCCGGCTTGCATCCCTTGAACTGGCGCCAGCTGAGCGACACGCGGCAACGGCTCAAAGGCATAACCATCCGCTCCACCGCTTAACAGTACCCCGCTACGCAATTCCTCCGCCGAAAAAACCGATGCCCCTGCCAAGGCCTCCTCACCCACTATTTCCGCCAAGCTCGCCCTCGCAAAGTCGTCGTTCGACGGAAACCGCGATCTAACTTCCGGTATCTTAGCCATCAACTCACCCCTGCTCGCCAAAGGATAATAAGCGCCCTCCCTTTCGTAGGCCAGCAGCGTCATCAACTCCGAACTCCGCGAAAACCGGCCGTAGAACAAATTCAGAGCGCCCTCGCCCCACTGGGAGTAGATTGTATTCAAACCGTGGTTACCCAACGCGTAGTCCAAAATGCCGTCCCCATTGAAGTCGCCCGAAGCCAAGGACGTCCAAAGCCCGTGGCCAGCGTTGTCGAATCCCCACTTTTCCGATACATCCGCGAAGCTTCGTCCCGCCTCGTTTCGAAAGACGCGCACGCCGCCCCACTCAAGAGCGACCACCAAGTCGGTCCACCCGTCGCCATCCACGTCGCTGGCCAAAGCGGAAGTCACCAACCCAACTTCCGCTAATCCCGGAGCCAGGGAATCCGTCGCATCTTCAAAAGCGTCTCCCTTCCTCATCAACAAAGCGCTGTAGGCCGGTTCCGGATAATAGCCGGGAAAAAGGCGTCCCCCGATAAACAGATCCAAAGCCCCGTCCCGGTCGAAATCAGCAGACACGACGGCGCCGGCGCTGATCGGCGTAGAAGGCAAAATCCCCTCCTTCGCTCGCATGAAACCGCGAGCGCCAGCGTTCAGCCAAAGTCGTGGCTCGTACTCCGGCTCTTCCGCCGGCAAGGCCGCTCCGCCCCCCGTAAAGAGAATATCATTCAGCCCATCTCCGTTCGCGTCGAAGATCAAAGGCGGTCCATCGTTTATAGGAGGGGCTTCGCCAAGCGGCCCCGTATCCATAATCCGGTACTCTCCTTCGCTCAGCTTCAGAACCTTCGCTCCCGACTTCGCTGTCGCGCCCAGCAGAATTTCATCGAGACCGTCTCCATCAAGATCTTCCACCGCCAGGCCAGGCCCGCGACGATTGAATCGCTTCGGCAATAGCGCTTGGGCAACCGTTCCCTCCAAGACCTCTTCCTCTTGCGCCAGCGAAAGCCCGATCTGCTCCGAAACCTCGCGAAACCGAACAGGAGCCGCTGCTTTACTTCTCGCCCCCAAGACCGGTTCCCCTTCCTCCTCGATAGTATAACGAAAACCGGCTGCTAAGCCCTCGTATCGCTGCTCGATCCCGCTCGGCCAATGCACCGTCAAGCTCTCGATTCCTTGATCTTCTCCTAAGCCGAAATGCGCGATCGTTTCGCTCGTCGACAAATAGCCGCGAGCCGACACCAATTCACGTACCTGTAGTCCCGATTCCGATACAAGTTCAATCCGCGCTCCTAATCCGAAGCGATTCGAGTGGACTCCCTTCAGCAGCACAATGACCCGTTGCCCCGCCTGGCTGTCGTTACGCAATACCGTGGGCCCTGCCTCGTAGTTCGTATAAACAAGGTCCAAATCGCCATCGTTGTCCAAATCGCCGAAGGCAGCTCCGAAGCTCACGCCCTTTTCATGCAAGCCCCACTGTTCGCCCACCTCCTCGAACTGCAGGTCGCCTCGATTCGCAAACGCGAAGTTCGCCTGCTCGAGCACTGGGCTCGCCTTCAGGATCCCGATCCGCCCCCAAGCGTTCACCGAAGCCATACGCTTCTCTATCAAGTCCAAATTGTTCTGCTCGCGATCCATTCCATTGGTCACAAACAAATCGAGCCGGCCATCGTT comes from the Pelagicoccus enzymogenes genome and includes:
- a CDS encoding TonB-dependent receptor plug domain-containing protein, giving the protein MHRKATDNTAPDRQRSLRLACALGMIGFAPLAFSQDDADEEVFELSPFEVTGEDNEGYRASSTLAGTRIRTDLKDVGSAISVYTDEFLKDVGATDNTTLLQYTTNAEVGGTQGTYAGTGNGTDVEERAALQSPNSNNRVRGLSAAENTRDFFVSNIPWDGYNVTRVDVQRGANSILFGLGKPAGIINASLQDATYTNEGNATIRFGSYGSIRTSVNLNKVLIEDQLSVRVAALMDDRKFQQDPAFEDDHRAYIALRYEPNLFGNDSMKTTFKAKYETGDIEANRPRNVPPYDSVSAWFAPKEVSDSNPFGGMGKVLVSDLFDAERLRDKEEAGAEWQPYLGGGLYNVQQPYWIFDGGTGELQDVRGGFYNVGALNPDGSARGAGEGLIGKRYSGPFVGVNSLSGVADDLDLYLNEYGQYRSQTITDTGVFDYNNILIDGDTKREYENFDAINLEFQQTALNDRIGFQVIYDQQDYSRANQGLLGWRPRINMDILERWEDGSPNPNVGRPYIVTSSGGSGGSYETNREYLRATLFAELRADDFFDSDSLLAKILGKHRFNAVSSEEDFQTQSRSWQNNSTDQTWDAFWNGTDGSRSGINNRPPMSIIYLGDSLISTSSASMANIPGIQGRSFENTSANAYLFNPKWIAGGGVDPGAAWAGPSTLPAAAQLMFSDEAPEGGWTQASNPANYESWTRYPVGVVNNYGMGQNPDLLTDWKMDQRETSSIAGTWQGFLWDGALVTTLGWRQDEIKSREDVAEKIASNRGRLDLSPDAFGLPAQYEAGKILKDQSVSGGLVLHLNKILNDDPLPFNLSLTYNKSSNFEVGNVRSDLLGTPIDNPSGTSKDYGFVLSTKDQRYSLRAIKYKSEINLASSSLEAGALGDIIANGLQWRNIYLYDLGGYSYDTRDQPSYRNRASNYYSVGSDRKYEVEEDSPEELALEDSIIEAWNKIQGDLTASGFLDAWGITNVTPLDQLTNRSTYISDPAAWAPSNLDTVYQYSNSDTPPANFAVTSDTISEGYEFEAIANPTDNWRISFNMSKTEASNNNVGGELINDFIDYLDTELSGPAGDITRWGGNPVFSQMYLPWRANYVAMKLSEGTAVPELRKWRYNVVTNYSFKDGNLKGVGIGGSYRWQDKVGIGYPLVPEGDLFGFDIANPIYGPSEDFIDLWASYRKKLSDNIDWKIQINVKNAFADDSLIPISVQPDNETWAAARRAPVQEWMITNSFSF
- a CDS encoding FG-GAP-like repeat-containing protein, which translates into the protein MNPPSLAASETLFSKLPESRTGIVVTNDFDDPSMWRQLYREYALGAIGTGVAIGDYDKDGLADVYIVSKLDTGRLFRNLGDFRFEDVTEAAGLVDASGAWKQGAAFVDVNNDGFLDLHVCRSRAANLLYLNRGDGRFEEVGQERGLAVVDGSGMACFADYDRDGWLDMYLQTNLMDSVASPDGQRDRLFRNEGHGYFREVTEEAGILGTLTQGHSATWWDFDEDGWQDLYVANDFGPPDFLYRNNGDGTFTNVLDETVPHTSFSSMGADLGDVNNDGHIDFFVSDMAGSTLEKEHRGQSDSRALLDARRNESKGTALQLLKNALYENSGKGRFYEAAILAGISATDWTWSTRFEDLDNDGRLDLFVTNGMDREQNNLDLIEKRMASVNAWGRIGILKASPVLEQANFAFANRGDLQFEEVGEQWGLHEKGVSFGAAFGDLDNDGDLDLVYTNYEAGPTVLRNDSQAGQRVIVLLKGVHSNRFGLGARIELVSESGLQVRELVSARGYLSTSETIAHFGLGEDQGIESLTVHWPSGIEQRYEGLAAGFRYTIEEEGEPVLGARSKAAAPVRFREVSEQIGLSLAQEEEVLEGTVAQALLPKRFNRRGPGLAVEDLDGDGLDEILLGATAKSGAKVLKLSEGEYRIMDTGPLGEAPPINDGPPLIFDANGDGLNDILFTGGGAALPAEEPEYEPRLWLNAGARGFMRAKEGILPSTPISAGAVVSADFDRDGALDLFIGGRLFPGYYPEPAYSALLMRKGDAFEDATDSLAPGLAEVGLVTSALASDVDGDGWTDLVVALEWGGVRVFRNEAGRSFADVSEKWGFDNAGHGLWTSLASGDFNGDGILDYALGNHGLNTIYSQWGEGALNLFYGRFSRSSELMTLLAYEREGAYYPLASRGELMAKIPEVRSRFPSNDDFARASLAEIVGEEALAGASVFSAEELRSGVLLSGGADGYAFEPLPRVAQLAPVQGMQAGDFDLDGHCDLLLVQNDFSAIPAHGRFDSGLGGFFRGDGSGAFEFVPATSSGWLVAGNAKALVKIDFDGDAVPDAVGTRNDDRSFAFRNEIPSDRLCFALRLQGKGGNGNGVGARVSVLCDGQLSWLEEVQAGGGYASQSAALVYFSVPREALESAELLVRWPSGGSSRHELPREAGYFSIQE